The Streptomyces sp. DG1A-41 genomic sequence AGAAGTCCATGTCACCGCCCGGCATGCCGCCGCCGGCGGGCGCGGCGGCCTTCTCCGGCTTGTCGGCGATGACGGCCTCGGTGGTGAGGAACAGCGCGGCGATGGAGGCGGCGTTCTGCAGAGCGGAACGGGTCACCTTCGCCGGGTCGATGATGCCCTCGGCGATCATGTCGACGTACTCACCGGTCGCGGCGTTCAGGCCGTGGCCGACCTGGAGGTTGCGGACCTTCTCCACGACGACGCCGCCCTCGAGACCACCGTTGACGGCGATCTGCTTCAGCGGGGCCTCCAGGGCGAGCTTCACGGCGTTGGCGCCGGTCGCCTCGTCACCCTCGAGCTCCAGCTTCTCGAAGACCTGCGAGGCCTGGAGCAGGGCCACGCCACCACCGGCGACGATGCCCTCCTCGACGGCCGCCTTGGCGTTGCGGACGGCGTCCTCGATGCGGTGCTTGCGCTCCTTGAGCTCCACCTCGGTGGCGGCACCGGCCTTGATGACGGCCACGCCGCCGGCCAGCTTCGCCAGACGCTCCTGGAGCTTCTCGCGGTCGTAGTCCGAGTCGCTGTTCTCGATCTCGGCGCGGATCTGGTTGACCCGGCCCTGGACCTGCTCGGCGGAGCCGGCACCGTCGACGATGGTGGTCTCGTCCTTGGTGATGACGACCTTGCGGGCCTTGCCCAGGAGGTCGATCGTGGCGTTCTCCAGCTTGAGGCCGACCTCCTCGGAGATCACCTCGCCGCCGGTGAGGATGCCGATGTCCTGGAGCATCGCCTTGCGACGGTCACCGAAGCCCGGGGCCTTGACGGCGACGGACTTGAAGGTGCCACGGATCTTGTTGACGACCAGGGTCGACAGGGCCTCGCCCTCGACGTCCTCGGCGATGATCAGCAGCGGCTTGCCCGACTGCATGACCTTCTCCAGGAGCGGGAGCAGGTCCTTGACGTTGGAGATCTTGGAGTTCGCGATCAGGATGTACGGGTCGTCGAGGACGGCCTCCATACGCTCCATGTCGGTCGCGAAGTACGCCGAGATGTAGCCCTTGTCGAAGCGCATACCCTCGGTGAGCTCCAGCTCCAGACCGAAGGTCTGGGACTCCTCGACGGTGATGACGCCTTCCTTGCCGACCTTGTCCATGGCCTCGGCGATGAGCTCGCCGATCTGGGTGTCGGCGGCGGAGATGGAGGCCG encodes the following:
- the groL gene encoding chaperonin GroEL (60 kDa chaperone family; promotes refolding of misfolded polypeptides especially under stressful conditions; forms two stacked rings of heptamers to form a barrel-shaped 14mer; ends can be capped by GroES; misfolded proteins enter the barrel where they are refolded when GroES binds); its protein translation is MAKIIAFDEEARRGLERGMNQLADAVKVTLGPKGRNVVLEKKWGAPTITNDGVSIAKEIELEDPYEKIGAELVKEVAKKTDDVAGDGTTTATVLAQALVKEGLRNVAAGANPMALKRGIEKAVEAVSAALLEQAKDVETKEQIASTASISAADTQIGELIAEAMDKVGKEGVITVEESQTFGLELELTEGMRFDKGYISAYFATDMERMEAVLDDPYILIANSKISNVKDLLPLLEKVMQSGKPLLIIAEDVEGEALSTLVVNKIRGTFKSVAVKAPGFGDRRKAMLQDIGILTGGEVISEEVGLKLENATIDLLGKARKVVITKDETTIVDGAGSAEQVQGRVNQIRAEIENSDSDYDREKLQERLAKLAGGVAVIKAGAATEVELKERKHRIEDAVRNAKAAVEEGIVAGGGVALLQASQVFEKLELEGDEATGANAVKLALEAPLKQIAVNGGLEGGVVVEKVRNLQVGHGLNAATGEYVDMIAEGIIDPAKVTRSALQNAASIAALFLTTEAVIADKPEKAAAPAGGGMPGGDMDF